The following coding sequences are from one Nicotiana tabacum cultivar K326 chromosome 1, ASM71507v2, whole genome shotgun sequence window:
- the LOC107831402 gene encoding uncharacterized protein LOC107831402, translated as MTIEDGSDSGTSVPAPVVIDHNHPLYLHPSDAPGSLSVGIQLIGMENYTLWDRAMRVALLGRNKLGFIDGIITRDTFGPSLGHQWDRCNAIVVSWLTGNVSKELLSRILFRSNALLVWKELQERFNKVNGSRLYSLHKEIFTLTQGTSSVSVYYSRLKDLCDEYDSVMPPPSCDYEKSKDFAVHLQYQRLLQFLMGLNEGYSQARSQILMKSKVINVNQVYALIVQDESQKLVARSNYVTTETLESAALFTARNNVSKQKRSWGMECDYCNGKGHTRDGCFKLIHCGYCNKKGHLKENCYKLIGYHAGFKSKARANVVDGHSMQPETNATNQGNINSTNTAAPMITQEQYNMLLNMLSKASTSKTSANLAGKCFLVKDNAIYWIVDTGATNHMTGYKSLLLDDGKVGSAGNVQMPTGESAKVTKIGNSPLEGGDTLKDDLCPGKVKATGSREDDLYILRTHHKKSRINGAKAMTVEQMEEPEIWHRRLGHVPMNGVVERKHRHILETTRAIRFQSNLPIRFWGTCVEAAAYIINRVSSTILKGRSHFEALYSMTPSLAHMRVIDWLYYAIVLPKQDKFGPRAVKSVLLGYGVHHKGYKLFDLSNKVCFISRDVVFRESIFPFQDTHEKQNFQSPDITSLKRFCVVDELDIASRNILHNHNAADSTSQQISGASTYIDQENHDSHGSHEVVTDLIEHTGALEEHQITTLTERRSGRTTKPPIWLKDYVRTDKQSGAHACLYPISDVISYDSLSSKYQSFITKFSAEIEPKNYAEAIKDDRWIEAMQNEIKERGPLVVYGYTRLNTKLQVKWKGLRQC; from the exons ATGACGATTGAGGATGGATCCGATTCAGGAACCTCTGTTCCAGCTCCGGTGGTGATTGATCACAATCATCCCCTGTATCTTCATCCTTCTGATGCCCCTGGGTCCTTATCAGTTGGTATTCAGCTTATAGGAATGGAAAACTACACTTTGTGGGATCGAGCAATGAGAGTTGCGCTTCTAGGAAGAAATAAGCTAGGTTTTATTGATGGCATAATCACTAGGGATACTTTTGGACCATCTTTAGGACATCAGTGGGATAGGTGTAATGCGATAGTAGTCTCATGGCTTACTGGAAACGTGAGCAAAGAATTGCTAAGTAGAATTCTGTTTCGTTCTAATGCACTCCTAGTTTGGAAGGAATTGCAAGAGAGGTTCAATAAAGTGAATGGATCACGTTTGTATTCTCTTCACAAGGAGATCTTTACTTTAACGCAAGGAACATCGTCTGTGTCAGTGTACTATTCAAGGTTGAAGGATTTATGTGATGAATATGACTCAGTGATGCCACCTCCTTCATGTGACTATGAGAAATCAAAAGATTTTGCAGTGCATTTACAGTATCAGCGCCTATTACAGTTTTTAATGGGACTGAATGAAGGTTATAGTCAGGCAAGGAGTCAAATCTTAATGAAATCCAAAGTGATTAATGTGAATCAAGTGTATGCCTTGATTGTTCAAGATGAGAGCCAAAAGCTTGTGGCAAGAAGTAACTATGTCACAACTGAAACACTGGAATCAGCTGCATTATTCACAGCCAGAAATAATGTATCTAAACAGAAGAGAAGTTGGGGTATGGAATGTGACTATTGTAATGGAAAGGGTCACACAAGAGATGGATGTTTCAAGCTGATTCATTGTGGCTACTGCAACAAGAAGGGTCATCTTAAGGAAAACTGCTACAAGCTGATTGGATATCATGCAGGCTTTAAGTCCAAGGCCAGAGCTAATGTGGTGGATGGACATTCTATGCAACCTGAGACTAATGCAACCAATCAAGGAAACATCAATTCTACTAACACTGCTGCTCCAATGATCACACAGGAACAATACAATATGTTGCTCAACATGCTTAGCAAGGCTTCCACATCTAAAACAAGTGCAAACTTAGCGGGTAAGTGTTTTCTTGTTAAAGATAATGCAATATATTGGATAGTGGACACAGGAGCTACGAATCATATGACAGGATATAAAAGTTTGTTGTTGGATGATGGTAAAGTAGGAAGTGCTGGAAATGTGCAAATGCCCACAGGAGAGTCTGCTAAAGTGACCAAGATAGGAAACAGTCCTTTGGAAGGAGGTGATACCCTTAAGGAT GATCTTTGCCCTGGGAAAGTGAAGGCGACTGGTAGTAGGGAAGATGATTTGTACATTCTAAGGACACACCATAAGAAATCTAGAATAAATGGAGCAAAGGCTATGACAGTGGAACAGATGGAAGAACCTGAGATTTGGCACAGGAGATTAGGCCATGTGCCCATG AATGGAGTGGTGGAAAGGAAACATAGGCATATCTTAGAAACAACAAGAGCAATCAGATTCCAGTCTAATTTGCCAATTCGATTCTGGGGCACATGTGTTGAGGCAGCAGCATATATAATAAACAGGGTATCATCTACTATTTTGAAAGGTAGATCACATTTTGAAGCATTGTACAGTATGACACCTTCTTTGGCTCACATGAGGGTGATAGACTGGCTTTATTATGCAATTGTTTTGCCTAAACAGGACAAGTTTGGTCCACGAGCAGTGAAATCAGTGTTACTAGGATATGGAGTTCATCATAAAGGATACAAACTATTTGATTTGTCTAATAAAGTGTGTTTTATTAGTAGAGATGTTGTATTTCGTGAGAGCATATTCCCTTTCCAGGATACTCATGAAAAGCAAAACTTTCAAAGTCCTGACATTACAAGCTTGAAAAGGTTTTGTGTGGTGGATGAGTTAGATATTGCAAGTAGAAACATTCTACATAATCATAATGCTGCAGATTCTACTTCACAGCAAATTTCAGGTGCATCAACATATATTGATCAAGAGAACCATGATTCTCATGGATCCCATGAAGTTGTGACAGACTTAATTGAACACACTGGAGCACTAGAAGAACATCAAATAACAACATTGACTGAAAGAAGATCAGGGAGAACAACTAAGCCACCTATTTGGCTTAAAGACTATGTGAGGACTGATAAACAGTCAGGAGCACATGCTTGTTTATACCCAATCTCAGATGTCATTAGTTATGACTCTCTGTCCTCCAAGTATCAAAGCTTCATCACCAAATTCTCTGCAGAAATTGAGCCCAAGAATTATGCAGAAGCAATCAAGGATGACAGATGGATAGAAGCAATGCAAAATGAGATCAAG GAAAGAGGGCCATTAGTTGTCTATGGGTATACAAGATTAAATACAAAGCTACAGGTGAAGTGGAAAGGTTTAAGGCAATGTTAG